The DNA sequence ATTAAGTAACTGTACAAAACTGGCTACGTTGCGTAATGGTGATTTCAAATCATGTGACGCAGCGCGTGCGAACTGTTCCAGTTCTTCATTGGAGCGAGCCAATTCAGCTACCTGCTGATCAAGGTCTATCGTTTTTTCCTTTACCAAAAGTGCCAGTACATTTCGCTGCCGAAAAGTGAGGTAGCTATAACCAATGGCACCAAGTAAACCAACGACCAGTACCCCAGACAATAACCAGAAATCGAAGCGCTGGGTAAAATGAGGCTTTACAAAAAATGATACACTCCCTATTTCTTTACTCAATTGCCCTTTGTAATCAATTGCCTGCACTTTAAAAGTGTAAGCACCAGGAGACAAGTTGTGATAATTTACTTCCCGATTGACTGTACTTAGCCAATCCTGATCGTAACCTTCCAATTGATAACGATAACGGATTTTTCCCTGGCTGCGGTAAGAGATACCTAGAAATGAAAACCGCGGATTGTTTAAATAATTGGGTAGTTTAATTTCATCTTCCAATACCACATTCATTCCACCCACTTTCAAGGACTGGATTAATATCCGTGGATATACTTCTTTTTCCTCTTCTCGCACCAACGGTAATCTAAGCAATCCTCTTTCGGTGGCCAATATCAACTCATTGTGCCAAACGACCAGGTCTGCAATGTCTTCGGTGAGTAAGCCATCATTGCGATTGTAAACATTGATCGTTACTTGTCTACGAGAGATATCAATCCCACTCGCTAAAGCTACTCCCCTATTCGTTGCCACCCAGAGGCTATCCCCGGTCAAATACAGGCTATTCACAATCGTGCTGGGCAGCTGCAATAATTCATCTACTACCCAGTAATCTCCATTCTTAAGAAAGATGAGCCCTTCGCCTTGAGTAGCAAGCACAAGGGTACCATCAGATAGCTCTTCTATATCATTAACTTGTACCTTGAAGATCTGGCTGCGGTCCTGCCAAAAAGTGGTTATGCCATCACGATACGAGATTAATCCACGGGCAGTATTATCGGACCATATCATACCATCTTTACTAACAAACGACGCGTAACCACGCCCTTCGGCAATAACTTTGGCTTTTTCACTAAAATTTTTATAATTGACATTTACATTTCCTCGCCACTTGTCCAACATGGCACTTGAAACCTGTAGACAGGTTCCTTGCGTATTTATCAATAATCCATTGTCTTTATCAATAAAAAGAGATTTGATCGCCAGCTTTGCCAAATGTTTTAAAGTATCACCCTCCAACAAGTATAAACCTGTATCCTTGCCGATCAAGAGTTCTCCGGTACTCAAACTCACCATCGACATGATCCGGTCGAAGATGTTGTTTTCGGGAGCACTGGATTCTACCAACATACTCGCGCTGTGATCCTTAGGGTCGTAGGAGTAGATTCGCCCGTTGTAAGTCCCCACATACAACCGATCATTGACCCCTAGAAGTTTATTAACCCGTTGATGCTCCTCAGGCAATACTGTCGAATAAGATGGAATCGTTTGCCGTGGATAGAAATACACACCATTTCCCAGGGTTGTCATCCACAAGCTGCCCTCTCTATCTAATAAATAGGAATTACAATAGTCAGAAGGATGTAATTGATGTTTTAATTCCCAGGAGTTACTTTTTTGCTCATAGATTCTTAGGCCATAATTTGAATGCAAAACAAAAAGCTGGTTACCTTCCATTTGCATCTTAACTCCCTTTGTTACCTCCTTATCTATAAGTTGTACTTCATTACTTTTAGGACTCCAAATTTGAAGGCCATCATTTGTAATAAAAAAATACGCCCCTCCATGATAGGCATATACGACTTCTAGTACATTGCGAAAAGCGGGAGGCAGTAGTATCGAATCTACTACTGATTCATTATAAGTGTGATAAATATAATCCCCCGAGTAAATTAGAACGGTATCCTTTATGCCTTTGGTGATCGCCTGGCGAGTATAGGTTCTGGGTTTGGCTATCGCTTTAGGCAATTGCTGTAATTGATAATCAGCATTGAGATAAAAAATATCCCGCCCAAAATTCATCCACATCCCATTCTCTGAAGAATTGACTATTTCAAAGATCGTTTTTGGGACCCGCAATTCAGGCAAGTCGATAACTTTCTTGTGTGAGCCATCAATAATGTATAAGGGGCCAAATGAACTAATCCACAACTTCCCTTTTTGATCCTCAACAATGCGGATAACATCATTATTGGGTAGGCCATCTCTTGTTGTAGTCACTTCAAAATCATAACCATCGTACCTGGCCATGCCTACATCTGTGCCTATCCAGATGAAACCATTTCTGTCTTGCTGAATATGATAAACATCAAGGGTGGGAAGGCCGTCATCGACCGTAAAATGACGAGGGTAGATAGACCAGGCCTGAGCAGAAAGGGAAACAGTCGCCAATTGCAGAAAAGCCACAAAGAGCCAACTACAGGTAAAGATTGAAAGGGGAGGTAGACTTTTGTAACCCTTGATGGACATATTACAAAAGTACATTTATTTAGACTAAAACCTCCTCCTTCCTTGATTACTTATTTTGCCCGCAACCAAGCGCCATAACCGCCTTGCAGGTTATAGAGTTTTTCAAAACCCAAGCCCGCCATTTGACTACAGGCCATACCGCTACGATTGCCACTGCGGCAGTAGACGAGGTAAGCTTTATCTTTAGGAAGCTTGTCTACTTCTTCCATAAAGTTGCCCGCCATTATATTGATGGTTTTGGCACCTTTGATTTTGCCCTCTGCAATTTCGGCAGGTTGGCGAACATCTAAAATAACAGTATTGGGCTCTTTGCTCAAACTGATGAATGTGGCAGCATCAATATTTTCATATTTGCCGCGGCTATTAAACTGTTGCATAAATTTAAGGGATAACATAACCACCAGTATGGCGATTATGGCGATAAGAAAATAACTCATAGTTCTTGTTGAAAATGTACGGCATTGCATTTTGTCGCAATGCCGTACTGGAAACCTATAAAATCACCCATTTCATATCCGTTACGAAGTAGTTGTACCGGGTATATTTTACAGTACGGCCGCAACCGCCTGATCAATCGTTTCTTGGGTCAGTGTACTCGGACAAGCATAGTTTGTCACAGGTACAGTGCTCGCCTCTATAGCACGCCAACCTTTCTGTATGTCTACCAGGTTCCGGAATCCCCGGGCTTGTAGAATGGAGGCAAAAATCATCGAACGGTAGCCTCCCAGACAGTGCAGATAGTAGGTCTTCTGACGACTTAGCCGGTCCATATTCTTGTTCAAATAATCCAGTGGAAAGTTGGTCGCTCCTTCCACGTGCTGGGCCAGGTATTCAGTAGGTTTGCGTACGTCTAATATTTCTCCCTGCAGGTCATTGGTCAGCTGATTGGCCAACTCATCGGCAGTGATACTTTCAATCGCATCTACCTCCTTGCCAGCTTTGATCCAGGCCTCCATACCTCCAGCTAGGTAACCCAAGGTATTATCGTAACCTACCCGCGCCAAGCGAGTCACCACTTCTTCTTCCCGGCCTTCCGGGGTGATCAAGATGATCGGTTGTTTAATATCGGTAATCAAAGCACCTACCCAAGGGGCAAAGCTGCCATCGATGCCAATAAAGATCGAATTGGGTACGTGCGCTTTGGCAAAATCGTCCTGATGGCGAGTATCCAACATAAGGGCTTCCTCACTTTCCGCCAGGGCTTCAAATGCTTCGGGCGTAAGGGCTACGGCACCTTTCTTCAGTACTTCGTCGAAGCTCTCGTAGCCCGCCTTATTCATCATCGCATTCTTAGCGAAATACTGCGGAGGAGGAAGCAGGCCAGAAGTAACTTCCTGGACAAACTCTTCTTTGGTCATATCCGCGCGCAAGGCGTAGTTGGTCGCTTTCTGGTCACCCAGGTAACCCCAGGTATCCGTACTCAGGTTCTTCCCACAGGCCGAGCCAGCACCGTGGCCAGGGTAGACGATCACTTTGTCATCCAGCGGCATAATTTTGGTGCGCAGGCTTTCGAAGAGCATCTCCGCCAAGTCTTCTTTGGTGATCGCCCCTTGCTTGATCGCCAAATCCGGGCGACCTACATCACCTAAAAAGAGGGTGTCTCCTGAAAAGATAGCGTAATCTTCGCCGGCTTCGTTGCGCAGCAGGTAAGTGGTGCTTTCCAGGGTATGCCCCGGAGTATGTAGCACCTTAAAAGTCAAAGCTCCTACTTTCAACTCCTCGCCATCTTGGGCACTGTAGATATCGTAAGCGGTTGTAGCCTGGGGACCGTAAACAATCTTGGCACCCGTTTTCTTCGCCAGATCCAGGTGACCAGATACGAAGTCGGCGTGAAAGTGCGTCTCAAAAATGTACTTCAACTTAACACCAGCTTCTGCCAGCTTGTCCAGGTAAGGTTGGGTTTCCCGTAAAGGGTCAATGATGACTGCTTCGCCTTCGCTCTCGATATAGTAAGCGCCTTGTGCCAAACAGCCGGTATATATTTGTTCTACTTGCATGATTCGTAATGATTAAAACTTGCTAGTTACTGATTACGAATACAAAACAACGGCCTTTTGGGGAGCTAGTCAGTGATGGGGATCACAGGGGGTGTTTTTTTTAAAAACCACATCAGGCACCTTAGGGCATTTAAGTTTTTTTTTGTTTTTTACCACGTAGGTTTTTGAACCATTTAAGGGATTATGAGGGCATCTGAGGTGTTTTCATAGGATTTGATTTCCAAAGGGCCAGTCACTTCCTCTCACTCTCCCCTCACCAAGGCCCCATCTCCACATTCATCAATCCAGGCCTGTAAGCCACCATCTAAATTATAGACCTTTTCAAAACCGCCATTTTTCATCAAAGTGCAGGCCCGTGTGCTACGGCGGCAGGTGTTGCAATACACCAGGTAGGGCTCCTCCTTTGGCAAATCCCGCAGGTGTTCCCAGAAAGAGACGCCTAAATAATCAATATTCACTGCCTGAGGTAGGCGCACCATCATGTACTCCTCCGGCTGCCGACAATCAATGACCATCATGCTGGGATGTGCCTCCAGCAATTCTATCGCCGCTTTTGCCTTCACATTCTGTAGGCGGGTTTTCAGCAAATCCCAGCGCTTTATTTTACACTCATCACTCATAGGCGTCATTAAATTTTACCACATAGTCACATAGAATGGCCAAATCTATGTGACTATGTGGTAAAAATCAAACTAATCCATTTCCTAACACATAGACATAGAGAATTTTTCAAACGCTCATCAAATCCAAAAAATAAATCTATGTGACTATGTGGTAAAACACTACTCTCCCGACTCATCCAGGTAGTATAAATCCTCCTGTGGCCGCAAAGGGCGATTGAACCACAAAGGCCGCCTCAGTCCTCCAGGGCCCGGTGCCGGACGCGTCATCTTCAACCATTCCTTGTAGTTTTCATGCGCTTTGGCCGTATCCACAAAGATGTCGCCGTAGTTGTCGTCAGCATGAGGCCGTTCGATGCGTACCCGTTGGTGCCAGCAGTGCATGCCACTGATTGGGTCAGGATGCACGGCGTGGGTGATGTTTTGGTGTACGCCGCCATCCGTCCAGAAGATCCGCTTGCTATCGGCGTCTTTACTGTCGAAGGGCTTCACGCCGGAGAGGGTCGACATCTTCCAGCCGCCTTTGCCATCGTGGTTGATGTTGACCGTATTGGTGGCCCAGCGATTGCCAGCATCTTGCCTGCGGCGCCAGCGGCCCAGGTGATGCGAACAAGCGATTACGCCCGGCTTCATGGCCTGGGTGACCCACACCTTGTCCACAAAGTAGCCAATATCGGTATTCAGTCGCACCAGATCACCCGTCTGAAAACCCCAGCGGCTGGCATCCTCGGGGTGCATCCAGATGGGGTTGCGGTTGGAGATTTCCGCCAGCCATTTGGCATTGCCCGACCGCGAGTGAATCAGGGTCGGTAAGCGGAAGGTTGGTACCAGGCAGTATTCGCCCTTCTCCTTGTCCAGCGTATCGGGATGAATATGGCTCTTGATATAGGTAGGCGTAGCGTACTCTGGCCAGCCCCAATCGACCATGGTCTGCGAGTAAAACTCGTTCTTGCGCGAAGGCGTTGGGAAACCTACCACGGCTTTGCCATCTACGTACACGCCTATCGTTTTATCGTTCTTCTTGATCAAGTCCGTTCCCTCTTCTCTTACGCTTCCTTCCAGTTGTTCTGGCGTCAGTTCCGTTATATGCTTCGAATAACTACGCTTCTCTATCTCAAAAGCCCCGTACTTACGCATGTAGTCCAGCTCGGTCAGGCCTTCCTTTTTGGCGGCTTCGGGCAGTCCTTTGGTGCGCTCAAAGATGTACTGGTAATACTCGTCAATGGTAATCTTCTCTCCTTTGCGGTAAGGCGACAGAAAGTGCTCGCGTACCCCCAGGCTGCCATCAGGGTCAATCCGCCAGCTCAGCTCAATCCAGAATTCGTCTTCCTCCCACACTTCGCCAGGGTTCACTTCGTAGGTGAACTCCACATTTTTCCCTGCTCGCCGTGCGGCTTCACGCAGTACCGGCTGCCGGAAAGCGATCCACATACCCGAGTGGGTAGCGTAGCTGTTCAGGTCGTGCCGTTCGGCCGAATGGCCCATAGGCAGCACATAATCCGCAAAGAAGGCCGTCTCATTCCAGGTTGGCGTCAGCGCGATGTGCATGTTCACCATGTTCTTGTCCATCAGCGCTTCCATCCAGCTGAAGCCGTCGGGGTAGGTCCACACGGGATTGAACACCCTGGTGAAGTACACATCCATCTTGCCCCTTCCTTCCTTCAGAAAATGCGGCAGCAAGAAGCTCATCTCAAAAAACGAGAGCGGATATTCGTTGGGAAAATGCAGCTCATTCCAGAATTTTTGCCCCGGAGGAGTTGAGAAAAACTGCGGTGAAAATTTATTCCACTTGTTGGGCGAAGTCCCTCCTTTCGTGCCCACACTACCCGTCAGCACCGTCAGAAAATGCAAGGCCCGCGATACACACCAACCTCCCAGATTGCCACTGGCCGCACTCCGCCAGTTATGGGAAGCAAATTGCGACCCAGCTTCACCAATCGCTCGCGCCACTTCTTCTACTCTGGCAGCCGGCACACCGCTTTCCTTTTCCGCAAAAGCGGGCGTATACTCGGCATATTCTTCCTGCATCTTCTCGATGTAGGTCTCAAAAACCACAGGCGATTCCGGGTGGCGAGCTTGTAGATATGCCTGCCAGTTGGTCCAGTTCTCCAGGAAGGGCCGATTGTACAAGCCCTCGTCCAGAATAATCTTGGCCATCGCCAACAGCACCGCCGCTTCCGACCCCGGATAGGTAGGCAGCCAGTAATCCGACATACTCGCTGTGTTCGACAAACGAGGATCCATCGTAGCCAGCTTGGCCCCTTTCATCTTGGCTTCAATAATACGCTGAGCGTGCGGATTAAAGTAGTGACCACTCTCCAAGTGCGCCGAAATCAGGAGGATAAACTTGGCATTGGCGTGGTCGGGCGAAGGACGGTCGTAGCCGTACCAGAGATTGTAACCAAAGCGAGCCCCCGACGAGCAGATGTTGGTATGGCTGTTGTGTCCATCTACCCCCCAGGCTTGCAGCACCCGATTGGCGTAGCCCTCGTGCCCGGGGCGCCCCACGTGGTAGGCCACCTCATTGTTGCGTTTTTCTTGCAGGGCTTTGCGTATCCGGCCCGCAATATCGTCCAGCACCTCGTCCCAGCTCACGCGTTCCCATTGGCCCTCGCCACGTTCGCCTACGCGTTTCAGGGGGTACAGGATGCGGTCGGGATCAGTAATCTGGTTAATGGTGGCTGGCCCTTTGGCACAGTTCCGCCCCCGACTACCAGGGTGGTAGGGGTTGCCCTCAAACTTGCGAATCTCGTGGCTGTCTTTGTCTACGTAGGCGGTCAGTCCACAAGCACTCTCGCAGTTAAAGCAGGTCGTCGGCACTATCGCATAGTTGCGCTTTACCCGTTTGGGGTGCTCGGTGGCTTCGTATTCCGTCCAGTCGTCCCACTGCTCCATGGGAGGAAATTGGGTGAGCTCTCCTTCCGGGGCGATACGTTCCAAATCCGGTTCCCGATTTTGTTGCAAATCAGGGATGAGGCCAAGTTTTTCGGCCATCCGCTCTATAAAACTGGGTTGCTTATTGGTCATGTTTCTTGTTTTTTTCTTGTTTTGGGCGCATCCCGCCTCAGGCGGGTCGCTCCCTTACGGGGTTCGCTTTGCTCCGCCCCACCCGCTACCGCGGGTGTGGCCCAGCCCTCCAGGCAGCTTGCGCGTTTTGGCAAGCTCCATCCTCCGGCTCCTTCCTCGCGAGGAAGGAGTGACGTATAGAGGAGGTTCGAAAACCAGCAAGCACGGTCTATCATTTGCGCCACTACTTGCTTCTCTATTCGTAGTACACGTAACTTGGGGATCTCTAAGTCCCTATACCCTGTACCTCGTACCCAGTACCCAAAATCTAACTCAACGAAATCCGCTGGGGTGCTTCCACCCAGATTTTTTCGGTAAAGTAAATCCCTACCAATACCATTACCCCAGAAAGGGCAATCATCAGTTGGCTGCCTCCCATGAGCAGTAGCACCAGCGGGATGATGTTCCCCAACAGCACTGCGCCCAGGTAAAAGGTCATTGCATAGCGGCCTCTGGTAATCATTTTTACGACTTCGTGGGCAGCTACCGTAGGGTGCGTCATGGTCAATTCTACTAACATTGTCAGTAGGTTTACCCCAATTCCTACGGCCATTACCGTGGCCAAAAAGTCGGTCCAGCCCAGGCTGTCATTCGTGAGTAAAGCCACCAGTGCCAAAGCAGCAGCACCCGCCATAAAACTGTGTACCAGCATGTGGATAGCCAGCGTAGGGCTTTGCCAGAAATCGCGGCCCTTGGCCTGCCCAAACAGGAAGGCCGTGTACACCGCTACCACCACAGCCACCGCAGCAGTCACCCAGGTTGCTATCTCATTCAGGCTTTCCCAGCCAAAAAACAGTCCGGCTAGCAGCAGCGTCAACAAACCGCCGTAGATGGTAATGGTGTAGCCGCCTTTCACCAACCAAGACCCCCAATGTGGCCGCAGCAATACGTACAAGAAGCGCTTGGGCTGATCAAGGTCCATCACCAGCAACAAACCAGTCAAAGACAAGAACACCAAGCCCAGGCCATAGGCCCACCACTGGGTAGCAGCTGTTGGAACGGCATCACGGAAGAAGGTGGCTAAAAA is a window from the Lewinella sp. LCG006 genome containing:
- a CDS encoding rhodanese-like domain-containing protein, producing MSDECKIKRWDLLKTRLQNVKAKAAIELLEAHPSMMVIDCRQPEEYMMVRLPQAVNIDYLGVSFWEHLRDLPKEEPYLVYCNTCRRSTRACTLMKNGGFEKVYNLDGGLQAWIDECGDGALVRGE
- a CDS encoding molybdopterin-dependent oxidoreductase translates to MTNKQPSFIERMAEKLGLIPDLQQNREPDLERIAPEGELTQFPPMEQWDDWTEYEATEHPKRVKRNYAIVPTTCFNCESACGLTAYVDKDSHEIRKFEGNPYHPGSRGRNCAKGPATINQITDPDRILYPLKRVGERGEGQWERVSWDEVLDDIAGRIRKALQEKRNNEVAYHVGRPGHEGYANRVLQAWGVDGHNSHTNICSSGARFGYNLWYGYDRPSPDHANAKFILLISAHLESGHYFNPHAQRIIEAKMKGAKLATMDPRLSNTASMSDYWLPTYPGSEAAVLLAMAKIILDEGLYNRPFLENWTNWQAYLQARHPESPVVFETYIEKMQEEYAEYTPAFAEKESGVPAARVEEVARAIGEAGSQFASHNWRSAASGNLGGWCVSRALHFLTVLTGSVGTKGGTSPNKWNKFSPQFFSTPPGQKFWNELHFPNEYPLSFFEMSFLLPHFLKEGRGKMDVYFTRVFNPVWTYPDGFSWMEALMDKNMVNMHIALTPTWNETAFFADYVLPMGHSAERHDLNSYATHSGMWIAFRQPVLREAARRAGKNVEFTYEVNPGEVWEEDEFWIELSWRIDPDGSLGVREHFLSPYRKGEKITIDEYYQYIFERTKGLPEAAKKEGLTELDYMRKYGAFEIEKRSYSKHITELTPEQLEGSVREEGTDLIKKNDKTIGVYVDGKAVVGFPTPSRKNEFYSQTMVDWGWPEYATPTYIKSHIHPDTLDKEKGEYCLVPTFRLPTLIHSRSGNAKWLAEISNRNPIWMHPEDASRWGFQTGDLVRLNTDIGYFVDKVWVTQAMKPGVIACSHHLGRWRRRQDAGNRWATNTVNINHDGKGGWKMSTLSGVKPFDSKDADSKRIFWTDGGVHQNITHAVHPDPISGMHCWHQRVRIERPHADDNYGDIFVDTAKAHENYKEWLKMTRPAPGPGGLRRPLWFNRPLRPQEDLYYLDESGE
- a CDS encoding rhodanese-like domain-containing protein, translating into MQVEQIYTGCLAQGAYYIESEGEAVIIDPLRETQPYLDKLAEAGVKLKYIFETHFHADFVSGHLDLAKKTGAKIVYGPQATTAYDIYSAQDGEELKVGALTFKVLHTPGHTLESTTYLLRNEAGEDYAIFSGDTLFLGDVGRPDLAIKQGAITKEDLAEMLFESLRTKIMPLDDKVIVYPGHGAGSACGKNLSTDTWGYLGDQKATNYALRADMTKEEFVQEVTSGLLPPPQYFAKNAMMNKAGYESFDEVLKKGAVALTPEAFEALAESEEALMLDTRHQDDFAKAHVPNSIFIGIDGSFAPWVGALITDIKQPIILITPEGREEEVVTRLARVGYDNTLGYLAGGMEAWIKAGKEVDAIESITADELANQLTNDLQGEILDVRKPTEYLAQHVEGATNFPLDYLNKNMDRLSRQKTYYLHCLGGYRSMIFASILQARGFRNLVDIQKGWRAIEASTVPVTNYACPSTLTQETIDQAVAAVL
- a CDS encoding rhodanese-like domain-containing protein, with the protein product MSYFLIAIIAILVVMLSLKFMQQFNSRGKYENIDAATFISLSKEPNTVILDVRQPAEIAEGKIKGAKTINIMAGNFMEEVDKLPKDKAYLVYCRSGNRSGMACSQMAGLGFEKLYNLQGGYGAWLRAK
- a CDS encoding ATP-binding protein, which produces MSIKGYKSLPPLSIFTCSWLFVAFLQLATVSLSAQAWSIYPRHFTVDDGLPTLDVYHIQQDRNGFIWIGTDVGMARYDGYDFEVTTTRDGLPNNDVIRIVEDQKGKLWISSFGPLYIIDGSHKKVIDLPELRVPKTIFEIVNSSENGMWMNFGRDIFYLNADYQLQQLPKAIAKPRTYTRQAITKGIKDTVLIYSGDYIYHTYNESVVDSILLPPAFRNVLEVVYAYHGGAYFFITNDGLQIWSPKSNEVQLIDKEVTKGVKMQMEGNQLFVLHSNYGLRIYEQKSNSWELKHQLHPSDYCNSYLLDREGSLWMTTLGNGVYFYPRQTIPSYSTVLPEEHQRVNKLLGVNDRLYVGTYNGRIYSYDPKDHSASMLVESSAPENNIFDRIMSMVSLSTGELLIGKDTGLYLLEGDTLKHLAKLAIKSLFIDKDNGLLINTQGTCLQVSSAMLDKWRGNVNVNYKNFSEKAKVIAEGRGYASFVSKDGMIWSDNTARGLISYRDGITTFWQDRSQIFKVQVNDIEELSDGTLVLATQGEGLIFLKNGDYWVVDELLQLPSTIVNSLYLTGDSLWVATNRGVALASGIDISRRQVTINVYNRNDGLLTEDIADLVVWHNELILATERGLLRLPLVREEEKEVYPRILIQSLKVGGMNVVLEDEIKLPNYLNNPRFSFLGISYRSQGKIRYRYQLEGYDQDWLSTVNREVNYHNLSPGAYTFKVQAIDYKGQLSKEIGSVSFFVKPHFTQRFDFWLLSGVLVVGLLGAIGYSYLTFRQRNVLALLVKEKTIDLDQQVAELARSNEELEQFARAASHDLKSPLRNVASFVQLLNRRASDRLTEDEKEYIQLAVNGVKSMERTIEDLLRVTKVDQHDTEKVTLNFLTVIKEIEDANQHLLKEQQAEIIIDTDFPTLTFSKVNAYQLFQNLIINSINYRAEEAPRIHVGCEAIGAFWRFYVKDNGMGIEKEFQEQIFGLFNRLHRNDEIPGTGIGLAICKKIVERNGGKITVDSTPGQGTTFYFTIPNE